The following nucleotide sequence is from Candidatus Hydrogenedens sp..
GAGAAGAAGAGATTTAGCTATCATGAGAGCATTAGGTGCATCACGTATAGAAATTTTTGGTTCCGTTCTTATCGAGGCATTTTGGGTTACAACCTTAGGAATTGCGACAGGATATATCTTAGGCGGTATAATATCACAAGTAATTGGTTATTATCTGACACAAAAATATGGCTTGTCTGTTTCGTCATTTATAATAACAGCAGAACATATAACCTCTTTTGCAACCGTTGCGATTGTTGGCTTACTTGCAGGAATTATTCCTGCGTGGCAAGCATATAAACGGAATATAGCAAGAGACTTAATGGAACTTTAAGAATAAGTATTTATCAATGAGATTAAGAGCAAAAAGAGACCTCACAATATTTGTAGGTGTTATTTTTATTATTTCTACTGTTGCTCTACTAAATAATTTTTTCTACCGAAGCAGTCTGGCAGGGCAAATGGAAAAATATAGATTAGCAGTAGAAAAAGATAGAAAAAATAAGGGTATTGAAATTCTATCCTGGAAAATACTTCAGAAAACAAAAGGGAATATGAGAACAGGTCCAACATTTGACGAGAGTCTTATACCTTATGATAAGCAAAGGATACATATAGTTGGTTTTATGGTGCCTTTAAATCAATTTCGTAAAATGAAAGAATTTTTATTACTTCCCTTACCAATTGAATGTTACTTTTGCCAAGCACCACCAATGAGAGATGTAATTATTGTACAGATGGCTGAAAATGAAACTACGGACCTTTACAAAGAACCCGTTTTGATTAATGGTATATTGAACTTGCAGAAAGGAAAAGGAGTTAAATTCTTTTACATAATTTCAGATGCCCAAATTGGTCCAGCAAGAGAAGGCGGGTCACTTACAAGAAAAACAGTTGCTCCACAACACATGATGCATGTTCAACCTGCACCTCAAGAACAACTTCTCGAAGGTGTTGAATCCCCAGCCCCTACAAATAACAAATCAAATGAAGAACAGAAATAAAGGGATGTTATTTTTTAACACTTTTTTTAAGTGCCTGGTCTATATCCTTTATGAGGTCTTCTGGTTCTTCAATTCCAACTGCTAAACGGAATAATGTATCTGTTATACCTAAAGAATATCTTTCTTTGCGTGAATAGTCATAATAACTCACAAGTGCAGGATGAGTGATTAATGTTTCAACACCTCCTAAGCTTGGGGCAATATAGCACAACTGCAAGGAATCAAGAAATTTTTTGGCAGTATTCAAGTTCCCTTTAATGTCGAACGTAACAACGCCACCAAAGCCTTTCATTTGTGCTTTGGCAATATGATGATGTGGGTGGCTTTCTAAACCAGGATAATAAACCTTCTTTATTTGTGGATGCTTCTCTAAAAAGCGAGCAATTGCCATAGCAGTTTGGTTTTGTCTTTCTATTCGTAGAGGAAATGTTTTCAAACCCCTTAAAAGGAGATAACAGCAGTGTGGGTCAATAACCCCCCCCATTGCTTTATGAAGTCTTCTAACTTCTTCCACTAATTCACTTCTTCCTAAAACAGCACCAGCTAAAATATCATTATGACCACCTAAATATTTTGTACAGCTATGAAGAACCAAATCTACCCCAAATTCGAGTGGCTTTTGATTGTATGGGGTGCTAAATGTTGAATCAATTAGAGTTAATACTCGATGCTTCTTCGCAATAGCATATAATTTTTCAAGGTCAAAAATATTTAAATAGGGATTGGTTGGTGATTCTGAGAAAATAAATTTAGTGTTCGTTTTCACAGCTTTATCTAATGCATCGTAATCACCAAAAGGTACAATAGTACATTCAACTCCAAACCGTTGTAAATAAGAACTACAAAATTCAAGTGTTTTTTTATAGGCATCATCGGTGATTACAATATGGTCATTACTATGAACCAAAGCGAGAATGGTAGTAGTGATTGCACTCATTCCTGACCCAAAAACAATACAATCCTCTGCCCCTTCAAGTGCTGCCAATCTCCGTTCAGCCACTAATTCAGTGGGGTTGCCATATCTGCCATACTCAAAACGTGCCTTTCCATGTTTT
It contains:
- a CDS encoding DUF3299 domain-containing protein — protein: MRLRAKRDLTIFVGVIFIISTVALLNNFFYRSSLAGQMEKYRLAVEKDRKNKGIEILSWKILQKTKGNMRTGPTFDESLIPYDKQRIHIVGFMVPLNQFRKMKEFLLLPLPIECYFCQAPPMRDVIIVQMAENETTDLYKEPVLINGILNLQKGKGVKFFYIISDAQIGPAREGGSLTRKTVAPQHMMHVQPAPQEQLLEGVESPAPTNNKSNEEQK
- a CDS encoding aminotransferase class I/II-fold pyridoxal phosphate-dependent enzyme, with amino-acid sequence MKKIKQTLSQKASSFLLKDSGISTQAVHAGEDRSRYADSVTTPIVQTSTYVFKNSKEIEDYTKHGKARFEYGRYGNPTELVAERRLAALEGAEDCIVFGSGMSAITTTILALVHSNDHIVITDDAYKKTLEFCSSYLQRFGVECTIVPFGDYDALDKAVKTNTKFIFSESPTNPYLNIFDLEKLYAIAKKHRVLTLIDSTFSTPYNQKPLEFGVDLVLHSCTKYLGGHNDILAGAVLGRSELVEEVRRLHKAMGGVIDPHCCYLLLRGLKTFPLRIERQNQTAMAIARFLEKHPQIKKVYYPGLESHPHHHIAKAQMKGFGGVVTFDIKGNLNTAKKFLDSLQLCYIAPSLGGVETLITHPALVSYYDYSRKERYSLGITDTLFRLAVGIEEPEDLIKDIDQALKKSVKK